A single genomic interval of uncultured Desulfobacter sp. harbors:
- a CDS encoding ABC transporter ATP-binding protein, producing the protein MTPLLHVNKMTHYFGGLRAVHNYNLSVGPDQIVGLIGPNGAGKTTVFNLITGVYTPTEGRITLENESIVGLETNEIAAKGLGRTFQNLALWRHMNVLDHIKMAHYSQLSYNLFDSFFNTGKCRRQEAKAEENAYRLLELFDIKQHADQLVTSLPYGAQRRVEMARAMATNPKVLFLDEPTAGMTPDELIQMIKIIKQVHQDFGVAIFLIEHRMKFVMELCQHIQTLVFGEVIAEGPPEEIQNNPHVIEAYLGKEDLT; encoded by the coding sequence ATGACGCCTTTACTCCATGTAAATAAAATGACCCACTATTTTGGTGGGTTGCGGGCGGTTCACAACTATAATCTTTCGGTTGGACCAGACCAGATTGTGGGACTGATCGGCCCCAACGGGGCCGGCAAAACAACCGTTTTCAACCTGATCACAGGGGTTTATACCCCCACCGAAGGACGTATTACACTTGAAAATGAAAGTATTGTAGGTCTGGAAACCAATGAGATTGCAGCCAAGGGGCTTGGCAGAACATTTCAGAATCTGGCCCTGTGGCGGCACATGAACGTATTGGACCATATCAAAATGGCTCATTATTCCCAGCTCTCCTACAACCTTTTTGACTCGTTTTTTAATACCGGCAAATGCCGCAGGCAGGAAGCCAAAGCCGAAGAGAATGCCTACCGGCTTTTGGAACTTTTTGACATTAAGCAGCACGCCGACCAGCTGGTCACAAGCCTTCCCTACGGGGCTCAACGGCGGGTGGAGATGGCCCGGGCCATGGCCACAAACCCCAAAGTGCTTTTTTTGGATGAGCCCACCGCAGGCATGACCCCTGATGAACTGATTCAGATGATTAAAATTATCAAGCAGGTACACCAGGATTTCGGGGTGGCTATTTTCCTGATTGAACACCGCATGAAATTTGTGATGGAGCTTTGCCAGCATATCCAGACCCTGGTGTTTGGCGAAGTGATCGCCGAAGGACCACCCGAAGAGATCCAGAACAACCCCCACGTGATTGAAGCCTATTTGGGCAAGGAGGATTTGACCTGA
- a CDS encoding ABC transporter ATP-binding protein produces the protein MQLNVKNLKVSYGNIKALHGLDFSIDTGEIVTIIGANGAGKSTTLRAISRMVPSEPGSFIEFEGEDVLSYNTDKVVSRLGISHVPEGRRIFGNLTVTENLTLACFARKDTDQIAKDKKWVFDLFPRLEERKNQFAGTMSGGEQQMLAVGRGYMSGRKLMILDEPSMGLAPLLMLEMFDALKEINKHGTTILLVEQNARLALKFAQRGYVIEHGKLVLEGPADKLLDDPEVKKAYLGA, from the coding sequence ATGCAGCTGAATGTTAAAAATCTTAAGGTGTCCTACGGCAATATCAAGGCGCTTCACGGGCTGGACTTCAGCATTGACACCGGTGAAATCGTCACCATTATCGGGGCCAACGGTGCGGGCAAAAGTACCACCCTTCGGGCCATTTCCCGGATGGTGCCCAGTGAGCCGGGGTCCTTTATTGAATTTGAGGGTGAGGATGTGCTGTCCTATAACACCGACAAAGTGGTCAGCCGACTTGGCATCTCCCATGTGCCCGAAGGCCGACGGATATTCGGCAATCTCACGGTAACGGAAAACTTAACTCTGGCCTGTTTTGCCAGAAAAGATACCGACCAGATTGCAAAGGATAAAAAGTGGGTGTTTGATCTTTTCCCACGCCTTGAAGAGCGGAAAAATCAGTTCGCCGGTACCATGTCCGGCGGGGAACAGCAGATGCTTGCCGTGGGCCGGGGATACATGAGCGGCAGAAAACTTATGATTCTGGATGAGCCCTCCATGGGGCTTGCGCCCTTGCTCATGCTTGAAATGTTTGATGCCTTAAAAGAGATCAATAAGCACGGCACCACCATCCTGCTGGTGGAGCAGAATGCCCGGCTGGCCCTTAAGTTTGCCCAAAGAGGTTATGTGATTGAACATGGCAAGCTTGTGCTTGAAGGCCCGGCTGATAAGCTGCTTGACGATCCTGAGGTGAAAAAAGCGTATCTGGGCGCTTAG
- a CDS encoding Tex family protein produces MNIKMMISRDTGLKENQVAAVLDLLDQGSTVPFIARYRKERTGSLDEVTISDIRDRAKTLKELAARKQAIVKSLEERQLYTKDLAQLIENADSMTRLEDVYEKYRPKRRTRATIAREKGLEPLARMILEPKTGIDLQKEAAGFIGPDVESLEAAWAGARDIIAEIINEDASIRSGIRDLFIKTAMIHATVIKGKSDDGAKFKDYFDWEEPAFKAPSHRILAMLRGAGEKVLRVHVLPDETKALNIIHGIYPGKRKGCPGSREQILAAAEDAYKRLLSKSIENEALRILKQKADEKAVAVFSDNLRQVLLSPPLGGRPVLAVDPGFRTGCKIACLDATGKLVHHDVIHPHTPNGKASASQLIPELVNRHKIRAIAVGNGTAGRETESFIRELKLPEDVDVIMVDESGASIYSASETAREEFPDHDITVRGAVSIGRRLMDPLAELVKVEPKSIGVGQYQHDVDQNMLQTALDDVVVSCVNQVGVEANTASKQLLSRVSGLNAGIAANMVKYRDENGAFASRTEFLKVPRLGKKAFEQAAGFLRIQNGKNPLDRSGIHPESYPVVKQMAKDLGCRVEEMMTAKSPVQGMDLAPYVTETIGIPTLKDIVAELAAPGRDPRQPFQAFSFDKNIHDIKDLVPDMVVPGIVTNVTAFGAFVDIGVHQDGLVHISQLADRFVKDPNEVVKVRQHVMVRVLEVDIPRKRISLSMKKR; encoded by the coding sequence ATGAATATTAAAATGATGATCAGCAGGGATACCGGCCTGAAAGAAAACCAGGTGGCAGCAGTTCTGGATTTGCTGGACCAGGGTTCCACAGTGCCTTTCATAGCAAGGTACAGAAAAGAGCGCACAGGCAGCCTGGACGAGGTGACCATATCCGATATCCGGGACAGGGCAAAAACCCTAAAAGAACTGGCAGCCAGGAAACAGGCCATTGTCAAATCTTTGGAGGAAAGGCAGCTTTACACCAAGGATCTGGCCCAACTCATTGAAAATGCAGATTCCATGACCCGGCTAGAGGATGTGTATGAAAAGTACCGGCCCAAAAGGCGAACCCGTGCCACAATTGCCCGGGAAAAAGGGCTGGAGCCTCTGGCCCGGATGATTCTGGAACCTAAAACCGGCATCGACCTTCAAAAGGAGGCAGCCGGATTCATCGGCCCTGATGTGGAAAGTCTGGAAGCGGCATGGGCCGGCGCCAGGGACATCATCGCTGAAATCATTAACGAAGATGCATCCATCCGGTCGGGTATCAGGGACTTGTTCATCAAAACGGCCATGATCCACGCAACCGTAATCAAGGGCAAATCCGACGACGGAGCCAAGTTCAAGGACTATTTTGACTGGGAGGAACCGGCATTTAAAGCACCGTCCCACAGGATTCTTGCCATGCTCAGGGGAGCCGGCGAAAAAGTTTTGCGTGTCCATGTATTGCCCGATGAAACAAAAGCGTTGAATATCATCCATGGAATTTACCCGGGCAAAAGAAAGGGTTGCCCCGGCAGCCGGGAGCAGATCCTTGCGGCCGCTGAAGACGCCTACAAACGCCTGCTGTCCAAATCCATTGAAAATGAGGCATTACGGATTCTCAAACAAAAGGCCGATGAAAAGGCCGTGGCGGTTTTCTCGGACAATTTACGGCAGGTGCTTCTCTCCCCTCCCCTGGGCGGCAGGCCCGTGCTGGCGGTTGACCCGGGATTCCGCACCGGATGCAAAATAGCCTGCCTGGATGCCACAGGAAAACTTGTCCACCATGATGTCATCCATCCCCATACCCCAAACGGAAAAGCATCCGCGTCACAACTCATTCCTGAACTTGTCAACCGTCACAAAATCCGAGCCATCGCCGTGGGTAACGGTACGGCAGGCCGGGAAACGGAAAGCTTCATCAGGGAGCTGAAACTGCCCGAAGACGTGGATGTGATCATGGTGGATGAAAGCGGGGCATCAATCTATTCAGCGTCTGAAACGGCCAGGGAAGAATTTCCTGATCATGACATTACGGTCAGGGGCGCGGTTTCAATCGGCAGACGGCTTATGGACCCCTTGGCAGAGCTTGTCAAGGTGGAACCCAAATCCATCGGGGTGGGACAGTACCAGCACGATGTGGACCAGAACATGCTTCAGACCGCCCTGGACGATGTGGTGGTGTCATGTGTCAACCAGGTGGGCGTGGAGGCCAACACCGCGTCAAAGCAGCTGTTATCCCGGGTATCCGGCCTGAACGCCGGCATCGCCGCCAACATGGTCAAATACCGGGATGAAAACGGCGCCTTTGCATCCAGAACCGAATTTCTCAAGGTGCCCCGCCTGGGCAAAAAAGCATTTGAACAGGCCGCAGGGTTCTTAAGAATCCAAAACGGAAAAAATCCCCTGGACCGCAGCGGCATCCACCCCGAGTCCTATCCCGTGGTTAAACAGATGGCCAAAGACTTAGGCTGCCGTGTGGAAGAGATGATGACGGCAAAAAGCCCGGTCCAGGGCATGGACCTTGCGCCCTATGTGACGGAGACCATAGGCATTCCCACGCTCAAGGACATCGTTGCCGAACTGGCAGCCCCGGGCCGGGACCCCCGGCAGCCGTTCCAGGCATTTTCCTTTGACAAAAACATCCACGATATTAAAGACCTGGTGCCGGACATGGTTGTTCCCGGCATTGTGACCAATGTCACCGCATTTGGCGCCTTTGTGGATATCGGGGTACACCAGGACGGACTTGTCCACATCAGCCAGTTAGCTGACCGGTTTGTCAAAGATCCCAATGAGGTGGTCAAAGTGCGGCAGCACGTAATGGTTCGCGTTCTTGAGGTGGACATCCCCAGAAAACGGATCTCGTTATCCATGAAAAAACGCTGA